CACGGTTTCAGCGAGGCCGAAGTTGCCGAGCAGTTGGCAAGGCTGCGCAGCAGCCTGGAAAACGCCACGCGGAGCAGCGAAACCCGCACCAACAGTGCCCTGGTTCAATCGGCCCTCGCGCTGGTCGAGCAACAGTCGGTGCCCTCCACGCCCGAAAGCGCGCTGGAAAGGTTCGAATCCTACGCCGATGCGATCACACCCGAACTGACGCTGGCCGCGCTCCTCGCCGAAGCAGCGCCGCTCGAAGATCCGATGATCCGCTTCCAGGGTCGCACCGAACCCGCAGGAGGCGAGAGCGCGTTGCGCAGCGCCTGGAATGAACTCGTCGCCCTCCCGATCCTGCCTCCGCAAACGAGCGAAGCGGCAGAATTTGCCTACACCGATTTTGGCGAGCCCGGCACCGTTGTTAGCGACACCCGGGATGAGCGATTGGGCCTGCGCCTGATTCGCTTCGCCAATGGCGTGATGCTGAACCTCAAGCAGACCGATATCCGCAAGGACCAGATCAGCTTTCGACTTTCGCTCGATGGCGGCAACCTGCTCAACACGCGGGAAGATCCGCTCAAGACCGCGCTGGTATCCTCGCTTCCAGCAGGCGGGCTCGGCAAGCACAGTCAGGACGAGCTCGAGACCGTCCTCGCCGGTCGTACCGTGCGCTTCTCGCTGTCATCGACTTCGGACGCCTTCCGCTTCAGTGGCGGAACCAGGCCGAAGGATCTCGAACTGCAGATGCAATTGCTGGCCGCGGCAATCACCGATCCGGGCTACCGCGGCGAGGCAATCGAGAGGTACCGCCGCAGCCTCGACGAGTTCTTTGCCAGGCTCGATGCCACCCCGGGCAGCGCGGTCAGCAACAGCCTGGGCGGGATTCTGTCGGACAACGATCCTCGTTTCACCCTGCAATCGCGCGAAGCCTTCGAGACACTCGATTTTGCGAAGCTCCGATCCGATATCGCCGACCGGCTGTCGCATGGCGCGATCGAGCTGGCGCTGGTCGGTGATTTCGATGAGGACGCGGCCATTGCAGCGGTCGCCCAGACGCTCGGCGCACTTCCTCCGCGGGAGACCGATTTCCTGCCGCGCGAGGAAGCCCGTCAGCGCGTATTCACATCGCAGCGCATCAGCCACCGGATCATGCACCGCGGGGAGCCCGACCAGGCGCTTGTACGCATGACTTGGCCGACCACTGACGATAGCGACCTGGGCGAAACGCTCAGGCTCGAATTGCTCGAGCGTGTCATCCGGATCGCCCTGCAGGACAAGCTGCGCGAAGAGCTCGGCAAGACATATTCGCCCTCGGCCAGCAGCTCACCGACGCGCACCTATCCAGGCTACGGTACCTTCAGCATCACGGCATCGGTTGACGTGAGTGAAGTCGAAGCGACACGGGCCGCGATTGCGGATTTGCTGTCAGAATTTGCCGAGCGGCCGTTAGATGTCGACCTGCTCGACCGGGCACGCGAGCCGATGCTCGAAAACTACGCCAATATGCTCAAGTCGCTGGGCGGCTGGATGTCGCTGACTGACAATGCCCAGAGCCAATCGGAGCGCCTCGACCGCTATTTCGCCGCACCTGCGATCATCCGCGCGGTGACGCCTGAAGACATCCGCCAGGTTGCGCGCAAATACCTGGCACCGGGGGATGCGGTCGAGGTGATTGCCCTACCCCAAACGGAAACGGGGCCGGCAGCAGCAGCCGCCGACCCCGTCGAATAGTTCGGTCGCGTCCGATCAGTAATTGATGCGGGCCGAGACGCCGAAGATGCGCGGCTCGTTGACGAAGCCGGTGTTGTTGTTGAAATCGATCACGCCTTGGACATTGTCCTCATTGGTGATGTTGCGAGCGAACGCAGCGATTTCCCAGGTGCCATTGCCGCCCGAATAGCCGACCTTGAGACCGCCTTCGATGCGGCTGTCGGCGTTGAACTCCTCGCTTTGGTAAAGGAGGAAATTCGTTTCGCCGAGGTAAGTCCAATCGGTGAAGATGAAGAACTCGCCATCGTCGCCCACAGGCAGGCCGTAGCGTGCGGTAATATCGCCGCTCCACTTGGGTGCGTTGGGGAATGGGTTTCCGTCCACCTGTGCACGAGTATTGCCGTTGATCGTCACCAGCGGATCGGTGACGGTGCATTGGGCGCAGATGCCCACAGCCAGGGCGTCATCGTTGATCTCGGTGTCGTTGTAGGCAAGTCCAAGTGTGATCAGGAAATCGGACGTGACCTGAAACGCGCTGTCGAGCTCGAAGCCCCACGCCTTGCCCTCATTGGCATTGATCAGCTGGACGAGGTTGCCGCCCCCGCCAACCGCAGTGAACTGCGGATCATCGACGGTGTAGTAGAACACGGCACCGTTGAGACGGACCCGGCGGTCGGCCAGCTCGCTCTTGAAGCCGACTTCGTACGACATGATCTTTTCCGACTGCGCGACCGAAGGTGGCTGGAAGAACGCCACGTCGCGGCCCTGGATCGTCGGCGCGCGGAAACCGCTGGCGACGCGGCCATAGACGCTGGCGTCATCCGAAAGATCGGCGAACAGGCTAAGATCCCAGCTCAGGCGATCGTCCGAAACCGAAACCGGCTGCGGCGCGGCGCCCGAAACGACCACGAAATCCTTCTCGTCGTCGGTCCAGCGCAGACCACCCGTCAGCTTGAGCATTTCGGTCAGCTGGTAGGTCGCCTGTCCGAAGACTGCCCAGCTTTCGTTGGTGTGATTGACAGTCACGGGCGGCGGGAAGGTGAAGCCAACCGTGGTCACGTCGAAATCGCTGTCGAAATAGAAGCCGCCGATCTGCCAGGTGAGCGGCCCGCTCGTGTCCGAAGCAAGGCGGATTTCTTGCGTGAACTGGCGCAGGTCGATCGAGTCCTGCGTATCCGACGGGAACGGGATGAAGCCAGGGCCCATGACCGGCAGGAAAACAGCACCGAATCCGCCGTCGATATCGCCGCGGCTCGAGCCCTTGCTTTCCTGGTGGCCAGTGATCGAAGACAGGGTGAGGCCGTCGAACTCATAGTCCATCTTCAGCGACGCGCCGAAGATTTCGTACTCGGCAACATTGCCGTCGCCGGCATCATAGAACACCGTGTCGCGATCGTAATTGTCGTTCAGGTCGTTGTTGCCGGGGCCAAGGATATTGGCGCGGAACAGCGTCGAGGAACCGTCGAGGTTGCGGTACTGGACTGCACCCAGCATGCTGAAGCGGTCACCCGGAGTGAAGAGCAACTGGCCGCGCATCGCGAAGTCGAGATAGCCGCCCAATGCGTCGTCTTCGCCGGTAAAGCCGTTATCGACCCAGTCGTTTCGGCTTTGAACCAGCCCGGAAACGCGGAACGCCAGCGTGTCGGGTACGATCGGGCCACCGGCAGCAACCTCGAGGCTCATCGAACCATACGAGCCATAGGACAGTGCACCGTGCGCGCTGAACTGGTCTTCAGGCTTGCGCGTGTCGATCTTGACGATCCCGGCCGGCGTGTTGCGGCCGAACAGCGTACCCTGCGGGCCGCGCAGGACTTCGATCCGCTCGACATCGAAAATCGGGAAGCTCTTGAGCGTCGTGTTTTCCATCACGATCTCGTCCATCACCACCGATACAGGCTGCGAAGCGGCGAGGTCGAAGTCGGTGTTGCCGAGGCCGCGAATGTAGAAGCGCGGAGCGACGCGGCCGTTCGAACTTTCGACGTTGAGGCCTGGCGCCTGGCCGGCCAGCGCAGTGTTGTCGGCGCCGGCGGCAAAGATCGTGTCGACGCGCGCGGAATCGAGGATCGCGGCCGAAACTGCGACGTCCTGCAGATTTTCCTCGCGGCGGTTGGCCGTCACGATGATGGTGTTGAGCTGGCCGCTGTCGGCCTCGGTCGCCTCTGCATCGTCTTGTGCGAATGCAGTCTGCGGCATGGCGATGGCGGCAGCAATCAGGCTGGTGCCAATCAGGGCACGGCGAGCGGTGGATAAGCGCTTGGTCATGGGAAAACCTCGAAGCGGGTCCGAAATGCCGGACTATGGAATGGTGGAGGACCCGGCCCTTGCCTCAAATCGCCCTGCTTGGCGAGGTTCACTCCGGGAATCTGTGTCGCTTTCACCACGGAAACGGCCAGAATGTTGCAATGCCGCGACACTATTGCGGCAATTCGGCTGCGAACAAGGCCAACGGGCCGATTGCACCCTGCGCCGCCTTCGCTATAGGCAGCGCCAAAGCCAAAGCTCGAACCCCAGCTCGAACGCAAGCGAAGGAACCACGCATGAAGGTCCGCATCATGGTCCGCCTCAAGCCCGGCGTGCTCGACCCCCAAGGTCGTGCTGTTCATCATGCTCTGGAAGGTCTGGGTTTCGACGGCGTCGAGGATGTCCGCATCGGTCGGATGATCGAGATGGACGTGGCAGACGGCACGAGCGACGACGACCTCGACCGGATGTGCCGCCAGTTGCTCGCCAACATGGTGATCGAGGACTACGCGATCGAAAAGATCGGCGCCGAGGAGCCCGCCTGATGAGCTTCCGCGCCGCCGTCATCACCTTTCCCGGTTCGAACTGCGACCGCGACATGGCGGTGGCGCTGGAGAAGATTTCGGGCAGCGAACCGCTGCGCGTCTGGCATGGCGATGCCGAACTGCCGGAAAGGCTCGATTTCATCGCCCTGCCCGGCGGTTTTTCCTACGGCGACTATCTCCGCTCCGGCGCGATGGCGGCCAATAGCCCGATCATGCGTTCGGTCGTTGAAGCTGCGGGCAAGGGTGTCCCCGTGCTCGGCGTCTGCAACGGCTTCCAGATATTGACCGAGGCCGGGCTGCTGCCCGGCGCGCTGATGCGCAATGCCAGCCAGAATTACATCTGCCGCACGGTGCCGCTCAAGGTCGAGAACAACCAGTCGCTCTTCACCCGCGGGTATGAAGCAGGCGACACGATCCACATTCCCATTGCACACCACGATGGCAACTACTTCGGGGATCGCGAGACTCTCGACCGGCTCGAAGGCGACGGGCGTGTGGTGTTCCGTTACCTTGCGAACCCCAATGGCTCGCAGCGCGACATCGCGGGGATCATCAATTCGGCCGGCAACGTGCTCGGCATGATGCCGCATCCCGAACGCGCGATCGAGCCGGAGCTTGGCAGCAGCGATGGGCGCAAATTGTTCGAAGGTGCGGTCGAAGCGCTGGTCGGCGCCTGACGCAGACAGCTAGGTAGCGCATCTGGCGCCTCAGGCGCGGCGCAATTCCTGCGGATCGCGGAACAGGCGGCGGGCATCGGTCGCTGTCATCGGGCGACCGAAGTAATATCCCTGAATCTTGTCGCAGCCGAGCTTGCGGATCAGTTCGACTTCCTCGGCGGTCTCCGCACCCTCTGCGGTCGTCGACATGTCGAGGCTCTGCGCCATCGCCACCACCGCGCGGATGATCGCGAGGCTTTCCGCATTGTTCTGCGCCGCACCCTTCACGAAGGTGCGATCGACCTTGATCGTGGAGAAGCGGAGGCGGCGAATGTAGCCGAGCGAGGAATATCCGGTTCCGAAATCGTCGAGCGCGACCTGGCAGCCCAGCGCCAGGACCTGCTCAAGCGCCGCCCGCGCAATGCTCGCATCGCGCAGGAAGATGCTCTCGGTGACCTCGATCTCGAGCCGCTCGGGGCGCAGGCCGGTCTGCGCGAGGCAGTTGACCACATCCTCGGCGAAATCCTCTTCGAGCAACTGCTCGGGCGAGACATTGACGTTGACCTTCACGTGCTCGGGCCAATTGCGCGCCTCCGTGCAGGCCTTGCGCATCACCCACTTGCCGATCGGCACGATCAGGCGCGTGTCCTCCGCAATCGGGATAAACTTGGTCGGGCTGACGAAACCGTGTTCCTCGCTGTTCCAGCGACTGAGCGCTTCGAAGCTGACGATGCTCGAATCCTGCGCATTGACGACCGGCTGGAACTGAAGGGTCAATTCCTCGCGTTCGAGCGCCTCGCGCAAAGACAGTTCGAGCTGGCGGCGCTCTTCGGCCGAGGCATGCAGGCTCGGGACATAGCCGAAGTGGCCCCCGCGTCCGTTGTCCTTGGCCCGATACAGCGCCAGGTCGGCATTGCGCATCAGTTCTTCGACCGTGCTGCCGTCGCGCGGCCCGATGGCCGAACCGACGCTGGCCCCCACGTGGAGGGTCTGGTCATCGACGCGATAGGGCTTGGAAAGCAGCGTGATCACCTTGTTGGCGACTTCGCTCACGACCTTCTTGTTCGACGCGTCACGAATGACGACGGCGAATTCGTCACCACCCAGGCGACCGCAGAGCTGGTTCTCGCCCATGATCGACTGGAGCCGCTCGGATACTTGCGCGAGCAGCTTGTCCCCCACCTGGTGACCGAGCGAGTCGTTGACGGCCTTGAACCGGTCGAGGTCGATCATCAGGAAGGCGCAAGTGGTCTTCCACTGTTCGGAATAACGTAGCGCTTCGCCCAGGGCCTCGTTCACCTGCACGCGGTTGGGGAGCGAGGTTAGCGTGTCGAACTTGGCCAGATAGGCGATCTTCTCGGAAGATTCGCGCTGCTCGGTCACATCCGAGCCAACACCGCGGAACCCACCGAAGTTGCCATTCTTGTCGCGGATCGGCGTCCCTGAGAGTTCCCACCAGCGCTGCTCGCCGCGGATCGAAACCTTGACCAGCAGGTTGGAGAAATTCTCCTGCGCCTTGATCCGCTCGATCAGGTCATGGAGACTGGGCGGGAGATCCCCGGATTCCCAGTTCTTGCCGCCGATGAGCTCGAACAGCGGTCGACCCTCGGCCTCGGCCTGTTGGCGACCCAGAGCGAAAGCGAAACGCGGCGATACAGCTCTCAAGCGACGCGCCGTGTCGATCTGCCACAACCAGTCAGCCTCGTTCTCTTCGAATTCGCGCAGCAAGAGCGAAACGACTTCTTCCTTCTCGCGCACGCGGCTTTCCGCCATTCGCGAACTGAGCGTCGTGCGAGCGATTTCGATCGAACCGGCGAGCGCCGTGGCCACCATCGCCGTGACAAGGAGCACCATTTCGGGATGGCCCTGGATCGTGAAGTTCACGATCGATGCTGCCCCGACGACCGAAGCGAAGATGAACACGCCCATCGGGGCGGCTGAATAGAACAGGATCGACGCCGCAATCAGTACGGCGAGCGAACTCCACAGGATCACCTGCTCTGCCATGCCCGCCGATGGGGCAAAGGCAAGTGTCGCGACCGACCAGGTGATGGCCGATCCTATCGGTGTAATCAGCGGCCGGCGAAACTCGGTCATCGTGACGCGGCGCCGTTCGGCATCGATCAGGCGAAAATCTGCCAGTCCGCCGCGAATGTGGACGACGCACAGGACTCCGAACCACAAGGCGAGCGAAGCCAGGCTTACGCTGCCAAAGAATGTCCAGACCGTGACAAGCCCCAGCACGATATGCGCTGCCATGCGAATACGCGCATGACGAGCGACAGTGGCCAATTGCAGGCCCCTGAGCCGCGTCCAATCGACGCCATCCGAGTCCCTGAGACCCAGAACGGCGGCAATCGGAATGCTCCCGTCGAGCGTTTCGCGAAGGGTGTCTTCGTTACTCACGCCAATGCGGATAAGCGCCAAAGGTTATCCTGCGGTAAAGCAATCCATTATACGATGGTAAAATTCGCCCTAACGCTAGGATTTCTGCGGGATAGAGGCTGCCGACTGTTCCCAGTTTCGGCCATCGAAAGTAACCGGGCTGGGCTGCCACCCATGACCCTGGTCAAGGCAGTGAAAATTAACGCTCCAGCAATCCGGGTGCGAGCGAGGCTGATAGAAGCTCTTTATCCCGCATTTCCGGCAGAACAGATGTTCGGCCTCGCCCGTACCGAAACGGTAATCCGTGATCTCTGCCTGTCCGCTGAGCAGCTCGAAATCCTCGTGCGACACGAAAACGTGCAGATATCCGGTCATCGTACAGATCGAGCAGTTGCAATCGAGCACTTCGCGCGAGGTTTCGACTTCGGCGCGAAAACGGACCGCGCCACAATGGCAACCGCCCGTGACGATCACTCGACCGTTACCGATTTGGCGAGGTTGCGCGGCTGATCGACGTCGGTGCCCTTCACCACGGCGACGTGATAGGCGAGCAGCTGCACGGGTACGGCATAGACCAGCGGCGCGATCAGCGGGTGCACCTTGGGCATCTCGATGGTCGCCATGCAGCCTTCACCGGCCTCTTCGAGCCCTGCCGCATCGGAGATCAGCACGATCTTGCCGCCGCGCGCCCGGACCTCTTCCATGTTCGATACGGTTTTCTCGAACAGCGGTCCCGAAGGCGCAAGCACCACCACAGGTACCTCGTCGTCGATCAGGGCGATCGGACCGTGCTTCATCTCGCCCGAAGCGTATCCTTCGGCATGGATGTAGCTGATCTCCTTGAGCTTGAGCGCGCCCTCGAGCGCGAGCGGATAATCCTGCCCCCGCCCCAGGTACAGAACGTCGCGTGCCGGGGCGATCAGATGGGCCATGCTGGCGATATCATCGTCATGGTCGAGCGCGGCGTTGAGCGCGGCCGGGGCTTCAAGCAGATGCTTGACCACTTCTTCTTCCTCGACGCGGCTCATCAAGCCCTTCTTCACCGCCATATGCGCCGCGAGCGCGGCCAGGACGGCCAGTTGACAGGTGAAGGCCTTGGTCGAGGCGACGCCGATTTCCGGGCCAGCGTGGGTGGGAAGCAGCAGATCGGCCTCGCGCGCCATCGTACTGGTCGACACGTTGACCACGACGCCGATGGTCTGGCCCGCCGCCTTGCAGTGGCGCAGCGCGGCAAGCGTGTCGGCCGTCTCCCCGCTTTGCGAGATGAACAGCGCAAGCCCGCCATCCTCCAGCACCGGCTCGCGGTACCGGAACTCGCTCGCCACATCGATATCGACGGGAACGCGGGCGAAGTGCTCGAACCAGTATTTGGCCACCATCCCGGCGTAGAAGGAGGTCCCGCATGCAACGATTGTGAGGCGCTTGATCTCCGAAATGTCGAAATCGAGCTGGGGCAAGGCTACCGAATTGTCTGATTGGCGCAGGTAGGATCCGAGCGTCTGCGCGACCACCGTCGGCTGCTCGTAAATCTCCTTCTGCATGAAGTGGCGATAATTGCCCTTCTCCACCGCCGCAGCCGAAGCGCCCGAGGCGCGAATTTCGCGTTCGACGGGTTGGTTTTCGGCGTCGTAGATCTGCGCACCATCGTGCCGGATGACGACCCAGTCGCCTTCCTCGAGATAGGCGATCCGCTGGGTCAGCGATGCCAGCGCCAGTGCATCGGAGCCGAGGTACATTTCGCCCTCGCCATATCCGACGACCAGCGGCGAGCCGAGCCGAGCTCCGACCAGGAGCCCGGGATGTTGACGAAACGCAATTGCCAGCGAGAAGGCTCCGCGCAGCCGGGGAAGCACTTCCCCCATCGCCTCTTCCGGACTCTTCCCGGATTCCACCAGTTGCGAGACCAGGTGCGCAATCACCTCGCTGTCGGTTTCGCTCTCGAATGAGCGGCCGGCCTCGCGCAGCTCATCGCGCAGCGGCTTGAAATTCTCGATGATACCGTTGTGCACGATGGCAACTTCGCCCGTCGCATGCGGGTGCGCGTTCTCCTCGGTCGGGGCGCCGTGCGTCGCCCAGCGTGTGTGGGCAATGCCGATGTCGCTGTCGACCGGGTCTTTCGCCAACGCTTCGACCAGGTTCGCCAACTTGCCTTCGGCGCGGCGACGGATCAGTCGCTCGTTATCGATCACGCAGAGACCGGCGCTGTCGTAGCCGCGATATTCCATGCGTCGCAGGGCGTCGATCAGCCGCTCTGCGACCGGTTCAGTTCCGACGATGCCGATAATTCCGCACATATGATCTCTCGCAATCCTGCAGGGCAACGCGCCCATGGTGGCGCTTTGGTGAACGGTTGCTTGGCTCTAGCCTTAAATTCCGGGCGATCAATCGGCTTTGACGCACTGCCCCCAGCCCCACGCCCGCGAAGCCTGTTTTCGCTGCTCATTCGATCAGGGTTAACGAGTGCTTTAGCTCTTCAGCCTAGGGCGGGATCTTCGGGATCAACTAGGGTTTGCTGAGTTCGATGCACGGTACGGCAAATATCGCGGAGCAAGCCGGGGAGAACCTCCGCCCCGTCCGCCTCAGGAATTTGCGGATTCCGCTCGAGATCGGGATCGCCTTGGCATTCCTCGCCTTCACGCTCGCAGTCTCCAACCTTTACGGTCTGCCCTTCAGCCTGCCGAGTGGAGAGCGCGCCGCATTCGTCGGCGTTCATTATCTCTACCCGCTGATTGGTATCGCGATCTGGGCGGCGATCATGGTGTTCAGCCGGCGCGAGGAAATCGCCGCGACCTTCTTCGTCGCGCTACCCGCCTATGCGCTCGTGCTGCTGTGCCACTTCAATCTCAAGCTGTGGATTCCCCACCTCAACCCGGCGCTGTGGGACGAAACCTATTGGGCGACCGACCAGGCCATTCGCCCCGCCATCGAAGCATCGATGGCAATCCGCACATCGCTCGATCCGGTCATTCCGCTTGAAAGCAATTTCTACATGATCGGCTTTATCGTGCTGTTCTACATCGCTTTCGGCTTCGCCTGCCTCAAGCGTCCCGAGAGCTTCCGCGAACTGGTTCTGGCCGCGATCATCCTGCAGATCATGGGTTCGTTCGCCTATCTGGTCGCACCTGCCCTTGGCCCGTTCCTGTACGAGGCCGGGGTCGAGCCGCCCGCCACTTTGGCGCAGCAATCGATGCTGGCATCCTGGCAGGCGAATGTCGCCGGCGGGGGCGAGTGGATCGCGGCGGAAGGCGGCAGACAGCTCACGGTGGGCCTTGCGGCGATGCCCTCTCTCCATGCCGGTGGGTCGTTCCTGTTCCTGCTTTATGCCCTGCGTCATGCGCGCAAGCTGGCGATCCCGTTCGCGCTCCTGTTTGCCTTCATCTCGCTCGATGCGATAGCGAACCGCTGGCATTACGCGATCGACCTGCCCGTCGGCATGGCGCTCGCCGCCGTCGCCACATGGCTGGCGGTCCGCCTCGTGCGCCGCCGCGATGTCTCCGCCCCGGCGAAATCGAGAACTGCTTGAAAAAGCTTGGCGTTTATCTCTTGTTTACCATGTCGATCTAGACCCGCGGAAGGGGTTGTAGCGGACCGCGGCGACCCGTTGCGAACTGCGTTCATTTTCGGGGGGTTGCATTGATGGACGTTATTGCCGGTCGGATACCGAATTTCGATTTCAAACGTCTGATACCAAGACGCGAAGACGTGCTCATCGTTTCCTTCGTCGCACTCATCGGTGTGGCGATCAATCGCTACGTCGCCAGCATCGGCGGTCCGGACATTCCGTTCTACGCCTATCTTCCAAGCCTGAATTTCTACATTCTGGCTATCATCTCTTACATCTGCGCCGCCGCAAGTTATCTGCTGATCCGCTACCGCCCGACCGAACCCACCAAGTTTCTGATCGGCTCGCCCGAGGCGACGCGGCTGTGGAAGGGTATCGTGATCGGGCTTCCGCCGATCGTGGCGCTCGCCTTCTACATGCCGAGCTTCTCGCTGATCAAAAGCAGCATCCCGCTGATCAACGACTATGGCTGGGACGCCCGGTTCATCGAATGGGATCGCGCGCTCCACGGCGACGATCCGTGGCGGATCCTGCAGCCAATCCTCGGTTTCCCGATCATCACCTCGATTCTCGCCAAGCTGTACCACGCGTGGTTTCTGCTGATCTATTTCGGTTCGATGTACTTCGCTTTCCTCGTCGAGGATCGCCGGCTGCGCTATCGCTACCTGTTCTCCTATTTCGTGATGTGGACCATCGGCGGCATGGCTATGGCCGTCGGCTTCGCATCGGTGGGGCCGTGCTTCCTCGAGCCGGTTTTCGGCAGCACCTACTTCAGCGAACAGATGAGATATCTGTACGCCGCCAATGACATCTATCCGGTCGACGTCCTGGAGGTGCAGCAGGAAATCCTGAACTGGTACGAAACGAAGAACTACGGCCTTGGCCGCGGCATCTCAGCGATGCCGTCGATGCATGTCGCGCTCGCCTTCCTCTTCTTCCTCGGCATCCGCAGGGTGTCCAAGCTGGCAG
This region of Altererythrobacter sp. CAU 1644 genomic DNA includes:
- a CDS encoding M16 family metallopeptidase; the encoded protein is MMMKSRLTLSFAALLLCSSALTAEDSPPAAAGWNAADWGVEGSDIPVDTEFRFGRLDNGVRYILRQNATPEGTALVRLHIGSGSLDETDSERGLAHFLEHMAFNGSKRVPEGEMVKLLEREGLSFGADTNATTSLETTTYMLNLPRNDEALLDTALMLMRETASELLIEQEAVERERGVILSERRDRNNYAYKQTIDELTFASPAARFIDRLPIGAIEVLESATAADLRGYYERTYVPENTVVVVVGDFPIATMEQLVHRHFAEWRGGPDPVEPETGPVDLTRRSETDIYVDPALSERVVVSSFGAWEDRPDSFAKRREDVLRQIGYAIVNRRLATLARGENAPFRSAGFGTGDIFEDGRMTRLVVDTADGEWRKGLAAATAELRRALAHGFSEAEVAEQLARLRSSLENATRSSETRTNSALVQSALALVEQQSVPSTPESALERFESYADAITPELTLAALLAEAAPLEDPMIRFQGRTEPAGGESALRSAWNELVALPILPPQTSEAAEFAYTDFGEPGTVVSDTRDERLGLRLIRFANGVMLNLKQTDIRKDQISFRLSLDGGNLLNTREDPLKTALVSSLPAGGLGKHSQDELETVLAGRTVRFSLSSTSDAFRFSGGTRPKDLELQMQLLAAAITDPGYRGEAIERYRRSLDEFFARLDATPGSAVSNSLGGILSDNDPRFTLQSREAFETLDFAKLRSDIADRLSHGAIELALVGDFDEDAAIAAVAQTLGALPPRETDFLPREEARQRVFTSQRISHRIMHRGEPDQALVRMTWPTTDDSDLGETLRLELLERVIRIALQDKLREELGKTYSPSASSSPTRTYPGYGTFSITASVDVSEVEATRAAIADLLSEFAERPLDVDLLDRAREPMLENYANMLKSLGGWMSLTDNAQSQSERLDRYFAAPAIIRAVTPEDIRQVARKYLAPGDAVEVIALPQTETGPAAAAADPVE
- a CDS encoding TonB-dependent receptor, which gives rise to MTKRLSTARRALIGTSLIAAAIAMPQTAFAQDDAEATEADSGQLNTIIVTANRREENLQDVAVSAAILDSARVDTIFAAGADNTALAGQAPGLNVESSNGRVAPRFYIRGLGNTDFDLAASQPVSVVMDEIVMENTTLKSFPIFDVERIEVLRGPQGTLFGRNTPAGIVKIDTRKPEDQFSAHGALSYGSYGSMSLEVAAGGPIVPDTLAFRVSGLVQSRNDWVDNGFTGEDDALGGYLDFAMRGQLLFTPGDRFSMLGAVQYRNLDGSSTLFRANILGPGNNDLNDNYDRDTVFYDAGDGNVAEYEIFGASLKMDYEFDGLTLSSITGHQESKGSSRGDIDGGFGAVFLPVMGPGFIPFPSDTQDSIDLRQFTQEIRLASDTSGPLTWQIGGFYFDSDFDVTTVGFTFPPPVTVNHTNESWAVFGQATYQLTEMLKLTGGLRWTDDEKDFVVVSGAAPQPVSVSDDRLSWDLSLFADLSDDASVYGRVASGFRAPTIQGRDVAFFQPPSVAQSEKIMSYEVGFKSELADRRVRLNGAVFYYTVDDPQFTAVGGGGNLVQLINANEGKAWGFELDSAFQVTSDFLITLGLAYNDTEINDDALAVGICAQCTVTDPLVTINGNTRAQVDGNPFPNAPKWSGDITARYGLPVGDDGEFFIFTDWTYLGETNFLLYQSEEFNADSRIEGGLKVGYSGGNGTWEIAAFARNITNEDNVQGVIDFNNNTGFVNEPRIFGVSARINY
- the purS gene encoding phosphoribosylformylglycinamidine synthase subunit PurS, producing the protein MKVRIMVRLKPGVLDPQGRAVHHALEGLGFDGVEDVRIGRMIEMDVADGTSDDDLDRMCRQLLANMVIEDYAIEKIGAEEPA
- the purQ gene encoding phosphoribosylformylglycinamidine synthase subunit PurQ, with product MSFRAAVITFPGSNCDRDMAVALEKISGSEPLRVWHGDAELPERLDFIALPGGFSYGDYLRSGAMAANSPIMRSVVEAAGKGVPVLGVCNGFQILTEAGLLPGALMRNASQNYICRTVPLKVENNQSLFTRGYEAGDTIHIPIAHHDGNYFGDRETLDRLEGDGRVVFRYLANPNGSQRDIAGIINSAGNVLGMMPHPERAIEPELGSSDGRKLFEGAVEALVGA
- a CDS encoding putative bifunctional diguanylate cyclase/phosphodiesterase gives rise to the protein MSNEDTLRETLDGSIPIAAVLGLRDSDGVDWTRLRGLQLATVARHARIRMAAHIVLGLVTVWTFFGSVSLASLALWFGVLCVVHIRGGLADFRLIDAERRRVTMTEFRRPLITPIGSAITWSVATLAFAPSAGMAEQVILWSSLAVLIAASILFYSAAPMGVFIFASVVGAASIVNFTIQGHPEMVLLVTAMVATALAGSIEIARTTLSSRMAESRVREKEEVVSLLLREFEENEADWLWQIDTARRLRAVSPRFAFALGRQQAEAEGRPLFELIGGKNWESGDLPPSLHDLIERIKAQENFSNLLVKVSIRGEQRWWELSGTPIRDKNGNFGGFRGVGSDVTEQRESSEKIAYLAKFDTLTSLPNRVQVNEALGEALRYSEQWKTTCAFLMIDLDRFKAVNDSLGHQVGDKLLAQVSERLQSIMGENQLCGRLGGDEFAVVIRDASNKKVVSEVANKVITLLSKPYRVDDQTLHVGASVGSAIGPRDGSTVEELMRNADLALYRAKDNGRGGHFGYVPSLHASAEERRQLELSLREALEREELTLQFQPVVNAQDSSIVSFEALSRWNSEEHGFVSPTKFIPIAEDTRLIVPIGKWVMRKACTEARNWPEHVKVNVNVSPEQLLEEDFAEDVVNCLAQTGLRPERLEIEVTESIFLRDASIARAALEQVLALGCQVALDDFGTGYSSLGYIRRLRFSTIKVDRTFVKGAAQNNAESLAIIRAVVAMAQSLDMSTTAEGAETAEEVELIRKLGCDKIQGYYFGRPMTATDARRLFRDPQELRRA
- a CDS encoding GFA family protein, which codes for MTGYLHVFVSHEDFELLSGQAEITDYRFGTGEAEHLFCRKCGIKSFYQPRSHPDCWSVNFHCLDQGHGWQPSPVTFDGRNWEQSAASIPQKS
- the glmS gene encoding glutamine--fructose-6-phosphate transaminase (isomerizing) is translated as MCGIIGIVGTEPVAERLIDALRRMEYRGYDSAGLCVIDNERLIRRRAEGKLANLVEALAKDPVDSDIGIAHTRWATHGAPTEENAHPHATGEVAIVHNGIIENFKPLRDELREAGRSFESETDSEVIAHLVSQLVESGKSPEEAMGEVLPRLRGAFSLAIAFRQHPGLLVGARLGSPLVVGYGEGEMYLGSDALALASLTQRIAYLEEGDWVVIRHDGAQIYDAENQPVEREIRASGASAAAVEKGNYRHFMQKEIYEQPTVVAQTLGSYLRQSDNSVALPQLDFDISEIKRLTIVACGTSFYAGMVAKYWFEHFARVPVDIDVASEFRYREPVLEDGGLALFISQSGETADTLAALRHCKAAGQTIGVVVNVSTSTMAREADLLLPTHAGPEIGVASTKAFTCQLAVLAALAAHMAVKKGLMSRVEEEEVVKHLLEAPAALNAALDHDDDIASMAHLIAPARDVLYLGRGQDYPLALEGALKLKEISYIHAEGYASGEMKHGPIALIDDEVPVVVLAPSGPLFEKTVSNMEEVRARGGKIVLISDAAGLEEAGEGCMATIEMPKVHPLIAPLVYAVPVQLLAYHVAVVKGTDVDQPRNLAKSVTVE